In Humulus lupulus chromosome 7, drHumLupu1.1, whole genome shotgun sequence, the following are encoded in one genomic region:
- the LOC133788568 gene encoding protein disulfide isomerase-like 1-4, whose translation MANRLVIVLAFTALFLFSNSVLCKDSNTKDVADDDDEDLSFLEEADDKSDATAHHGHNYPDQDDFEGEGDDDFENFSDFDESEHDQENSYKETEVDEKDVVVLKERNFTTVIENNKFVMVEFYAPWCGHCQALAPEYAAAATELKGEDVVLAKVDATEENELSQEYDVQGFPTIFFFVDGVRKPYPGQRTKEAIVTWIKKKIGPGINNITTTEDAERILISEGKVVLGYLNSLVGSESDELAAASRLEDDVNFYQTVNPDVAKLFHIDTEAKCPALVLLKKEAEKLSHFDGKFEKSSIAEFVFANKLPLVTLFTRENAPAIFESTIKKQLLLFATSNDSEKVVPIFQEAAKSFKGKLIFVYVEMDNEDVGKPVSDYFGVSGDAPTVLAYTGNDDAKKFVFDKEVTLENIKAFGEDFLEDKLKPFFKSDPIPETNDGDVKIVVGNNFDEIVLDESKDVLLEIYAPWCGHCQSLEPTYNKLAKHLRSIESIVIAKMDGTTNEHPRAKADGFPTLLFFPAGNKSFDPITVDADRTVVAFYKFLKKNASIPFKLQKPTTPTKSESTETPESSTTAAPKSESADAKIAAGDLKDEL comes from the exons ATGGCGAATCGACTGGTCATCGTTCTCGCATTCACAGCTCTCTTCCTCTTCTCCAACTCTGTTCTATGCAAGGACTCCAATACCAAGGACGTCGCCGACGATGACGACGAAGATCTGAGCTTTCTCGAGGAAGCCGACGACAAAAGCGATGCCACAGCACATCACGGCCACAACTACCCAGATCAGGATGACTTCGAAGGTGAAGGAGACGATGACTTTGAGAATTTCTCCGATTTCGACGAGTCGGAGCACGATCAGGAGAACTCGTACAAGGAGACCGAGGTGGATGAAAAGGATGTCGTTgttttgaaggagaggaactttACCACTGTCATTGAGAACAACAAGTTCGTCATGGTTGAGTTCTACGCTCCCTGGTGCGGCCACTGCCAGGCTCTGGCTCCCGAGTACGCCGCTGCCGCCACTGAGCTTAAGGGTGAAGATGTGGTTTTGGCTAAAGTTGATGCGACTGAAGAGAACGAGTTGTCTCAGGAGTATGATGTTCAGGGTTTTCCAACGATTTTCTTCTTCGTTGATGGTGTTCGCAAACCTTACCCGGGTCAAAGGACAAA AGAGGCCATTGTGACTTGGATTAAGAAGAAGATTGGACCTGGTATCAACAACATAACCACAACGGAAGATGCCGAACGCATATTGATTTCTGAAGGCAAAGTCGTTTTGGGTTATTTGAACTCCTTGGTG GGATCAGAGAGTGATGAGCTTGCTGCTGCTTCAAGACTTGAAGATGATGTCAACTTTTACCAAACAGTGAATCCTGATGTCGCAAAGCTTTTCCACATTGACACTGAAGCTAAATGCCCTGCCTTGGTCCTTCTTAAGAAGGAGGCTGAAAAATTGAGTCACTTTG ATGGTAAATTTGAAAAGTCTTCCATTGCTGAATTTGTATTTGCCAATAAGCTTCCTTTGGTTACTCTCTTCACAAGAGAAAATGCTCCTGCAATTTTTGAAAGTACAATCAAGAAACAG TTGCTTCTGTTTGCTACTTCAAATGATTCAGAGAAGGTTGTCCCAATATTCCAAGAGGCAGCAAAGTCTTTTAAGGGAAAG CTTATCTTTGTTTACGTTGAAATGGATAATGAAGATGTTGGGAAGCCAGTTTCAGATTATTTTGGTGTTAGTGGGGATGCTCCAACG GTTCTTGCATATACTGGAAATGATGATGCCAAAAAATTTGTGTTTGATAAAGAAGTGACCTTGGAAAATATCAAG GCTTTTGGGGAGGATTTCTTGGAAGACAAGCTAAAGCCTTTCTTCAAGTCAGATCCAATTCCTGAAACT AATGATGGTGATGTGAAAATAGTAGTTGGAAATAATTTTGATGAGATTGTTTTGGACGAGTCAAAGGATGTTCTTCTTGAG ATCTATGCACCTTGGTGTGGCCATTGCCAATCTCTGGAGCCTACATACAATAAGCTTGCAAAACATCTACGCAGTATTGAGTCTATTGTTATAGCAAAGATGGATGGAACAACAAATGAGCACCCTAGGGCAAAG GCTGATGGGTTTCCAACACTTCTTTTCTTCCCCGCCGGAAATAAGAGCTTTGACCCT ATTACCGTAGACGCTGATCGTACTGTTGTGGCATTCTACAAATTTCTAAAGAAAAATGCATCGATCCCTTTCAAGCTCCAGAAGCCAACTACACCTACAAAATCCGAGAGTACTGAGACCCCAGAGAGCAGCACAACTGCGGCTCCCAAGTCTGAGAGTGCTGATGCAAAAATTGCAGCCGGGGATCTCAAGGATGAGTTGTGA